Below is a genomic region from Spartinivicinus marinus.
GGAAATATGAAAGAGCCAAGTATTAAAATTATTGAAAGCTTCGTAAAAAAACCTGAAAAACTGTTTGAATGCCTTCGTGATAGCATCAAGTGGGATGAACGGATGAAAGCGCGTAAAACCGCTAGCTTTGGTTTGTCTTATGACTACTCAGGAATTACATATCCTCAAGCAGCTATGCATTCAGATTTAGAGCCTTTGTATTAGCCTAACCTTTAGGCATATAATCAAGTAAGTTGTAGTTCTAATGTTCATTAAATAATTAGACAATTATGAGTAACAAAAAAACATTGCTCACAGAATTAGTTTCTAAGGGAAAACCTCTGGCTGAAGTTGTTGTAATCGTCACAAAGGATGATATTAGTTACTGTATTTATGGTTAATCAGAGCGATATCTAACCCTCTGTTCTCCATACACCTGAACGACTCCTAGTGCGGGAGTCCTTTTTATAAGATTTGATCAATCTACAACCAAATAGCTAAATAACTGTCACTAATTGTCGTTATTGGATGGTTTGTTTAAGAGGCTTGAGAGGAGAGGTAATCAAATACTCAGTAAACCTAAGTAGCCTTGTGGATGATTTTTATACACGTCAGAAGGGTTGGACCTATCGGACAGTTTCAGTCAAAATGTGGTACCAATCAACACGCCATTGTGTCGTTAATTAATAATAAGTTATGTAAGAAAATGAGTGAAATCGAAATCATCCAAACAGATATAACTAAACTCCATGTCGATGCAATTGTTAATGCAGCAAATGCTGCTCTTTGTGGTGGAGGTGGTGTTGACGGTGCAATTCACAAGGCAGCAGGAAAAGAGCTTCTGGAAGAGTGTCGTGTTCTTGGTGGGTGTAAAACTGGGTATGCGAAAATTACGAAAGCGTATAATCTACCCGCAAAATTGGTTATCCATACTGTCGGACCTGTTTGGTATGGCGGCCACAAAGACGAGGCAAAGCTGCTTGCATCTTGTTATAGAGAATGCATGAAAATCGCTAAGAAAAACCAAGTAGAAAGTATTGCCTTTCCCTCTATAAGTTGTGGTGCTTATCGGTTTCCAATCCCAAGTGCTTGTGAAATAGCGGTAACTGAAATACAAAAATTTATGCAGAAAGATAGCAATATTAAAAAAATTACTTTTGCTTGCTTTGACGCGAAGGTAGAAAATGCGCTCAATAAGGTGCTAAATAATAACTAAGACAGCATAGTATGCTGAACCATAGTGATTTCATTAATAGTTAGCTTCTTAAAAATGAAGAAATCAGAAAGTTTCATAGAAGATAGAATTCGTTGGCGGTCTCAAAACTTTGGTTTACCGACAATGAGAACTTGTTTCTGGGATAGTATCATTAAAAAACCAGATATTGATCTACAATCCGAATTGGGTAAGCCTGTTTTAGTTAGTTTAGGAAATGGTACAAATTTTATCGTTGTCTGCACCTTTGGAGTCATAATAAATTACAATGATAAAAAGTCTGTTGTGAAATACACTGATATGAAAGGTATCTATGATGTGCCAATGGAAGTAGGTGAAGAAAAAGCAGATCTTACCCACTTGGTTATTAGGTTGAATACTGGAGAAGAAAAAATAGTATGCCCAGAACCGTACAAACCTGCGTTCGCGATATGGAGCATACTAATCATGCTTCTTAAAATAAGCTAATCAGGTAAAAGCTGGTATATAGCTAGTTCTACTAAATTAAAGTGCGTTTATTTATAGCTATACTTACATATGAAGGCTGAAGAAATAATCACTAAAAAAATATTATCTGAGTTTACTGTAGATAATAAGATGACTGATGAGTGGATAGAGTCGAATATTTATGCCTTTGAAGGTGTGTCATTGAATGAAGCAGTCAAATATCTTCCTTCATTCATGATTTATGTATTAAGGACATTTCGTAGTGATCCACAGTCAATGGTTTATATACAATTTCTGTAAGCGCCAATTCTTTAGCGTTATTGAGCTAAGCTAGTCAATAATTTACGGTTAACTCAGCAGGCTTTTATCAACATTCCAAGGAAGTAATGCCTCAAGCTTTTCGACACTATCTGCATAGGGTAGTGCTTTTAGGACGATTCTAAGATAATCATAAGGCTCTAAATCATTGGCTTTAGCGGTTTCAATGAGGCTGTAATAAGTGGCGCTGGCATAGGCACCTTGTGGTGTATCTGCAAACATCCAATTTTTTCGACCAACAGCAAAGGGGCGGATAGCATTTTCTGCTTTGATATTGCTGATGGGGAGTATTCCTGATTCACAATAGACGACCAGTTTATCCCATTGATTATCAAGGTAAGTAAAGGCCTGACCAATTTTGCCGTCCTTGGGTACTTTGTCTTTATGTTTATCTAACCATTTCCGGATATTGTCTAATTGTGGTTTAGCGTGCTTTTGTCTGATTTGATATTTTTGTTGAATATCCAGCCCTTTTATATCTTTTTCTATGCGATATAGCTTGGCAATCATATTGAGAGCAATGGTCGCTTTGCTGACGTTGCCCGTTTGACTTGTATGTTGAGGCTCAGCTTTTTTGGCCTCTACAAATTTACGGCGAGCATGATCCCAACTTGCGACAGGCTAAGCCTGAGAATGAAGGAGGTATTAAATGAGCTGAAATCATTCATTGAAATCCAGAGGGTTCAACTCCCTCCCGGTAAAGGTTAACCACCAGCCGGAAGTGAGTCTTGCATGGGTAACGGCAACGTTATTCGTGAAGCGTAGACAGCGGGTACTGAAGCCGTGGGATTGAGTCTCGATATCATGTACCAGTCGGAGACCTCATTGTGTTGGGTGTGGGGTCAGCACTGCCAATACCACTACAGGTGAGGTATTGCAGTCCGACCGGGATCTATGACCAGGGCAAAGGTATAGGATGGATTTCTCAGGAACCTGTGAGGTCCAGTGTTGACCTGGGTAGTAACCACCATAGGCTCTATGGTTGAACAGGGCCAGGCCATCAAGCAACTGCTTCCAACTTGATGGAGCAAACAGGAAGCAATCTCAGGAGCCCGTGAGCGAATCCATAAGTGACCGGGTAGTAAATACTGGAAGTCTTAGTGCTCCATAGTACTGCTGACTTAGGGGAACTCTGCTCGGGAGGACCCTAACGAGGAAAGGGAGCACCATTGTTATTGAATCGTTATTGGGAAACATAATGGGTGCACAGAAACCTATATTTGTGTCAACGAAACAACAACGAATAGCCATGCTGGCCCGTAATAACCCAGCGATGGCCTTTACTTCTCTAAATCACTATATTGATTATGCATGGCTTCTTAGAGCCTACCAACTTACCCGTAAAGACGGGGCGGTTGGTGTGGATGGTCAAACAGCAGCAATGTATGAGAGCCAACTGGAGTCTAACCTCCAAGACTTATTGGACCGAATTAAATCGGGGCAATATAAAGCTCCCGCCATACGTCGCAGTTATATCCCTAAGGGTAATGGCCAACAACGGCCATTAGGTATTCCTACCTTTGAGGATAAGATTGTTCAGCGAGCGGTTGTGATGTTGCTGGAGCCTATTTATGAACAAGACTTTTATGATTGTTCATTTGGTTTCCGTAAACACCGATCAGCTCATCAAGCTCTGCAAAGTCTACGTAATCATATTATGGATGAGAAAGGCCGTTGGGTGCTGGATGTTGATATTCAACGATATTTTGACATGATTGATCATCAACACCTGCGAAATTTTCTGGCCAGACGAGTAGTTGATGGTGTTGTCCGTAAACTGATTGATAAGTGGCTAAAAGCTGGCGTTCTAGATGCTGGGGTATTGAAATACTCCGGCAGAGGTACGCCGCAGGGTGGGGTAGCATCCCCCCTATTAGCTAATGTGTATTTACACTATGTGTTGGATGAATGGTTTACCCAAGAAGTAAAACCACGTATGCGAGGCAATTGTAGTTTAACGCGATTTGCCGATGACTTTGTCATGGTATTTGAGCGTTATGATGATTGTTATCGTGTACAACAAGTGCTGGGTAAACGCTTTGAGCGATATGGACTTAACCTACACCCAGAGAAAACCCGGCGTGTCGATTTTCGCTTTCGATTTAGGAAAGAAAATCAGCAACGAGGAAAGGCCGTTAATTTTGACTTTCTTGGGTTTACACATTACTGGGGTAAATCCAGACGAGGCCATTTTGTTGTAAGACAGAAGACGGCTAAAGACCGGCTTGCCAGGACACTGAAAGCATTTAATGAGTTTTGTCGGCGATATCGTCACAAGCCATTGGATGTACAGCATACAATGCTCAATCGTAAATTACGGGGACATTATGCCTATTTTGGTGTCACGGGTAATGGTAAATCGCTAAGAAACATCCACCATAAAGTACAACACTTGTGGCGTAAGTGGTTGGGGCGGCGGTCCAGGAAAAGCTATATTCCCTGGCAACGATTTACGGCCCTCCTCAACCGTTTCCCATTAGAACAGCCACATATTTATCATCAGTATATTCAAGGCCATCAACTAGCGAGGCAATAACGATGAGGAACCGGATGCGTTAATTGCGCTCGTCCGGGTCTGTGAGGGGTGAGGGCGGTAACGTCCTCATCTACTCGGAACCCAAGTCGCGTAATACTATTCTCTTGACATACCGCATCGTAAGCCGCATAACCATCTGTCTGTAAGTAGCCTTGATAGCCTTCAAACAGTCGCAGGGGCACCTCCTTTTCGCGAGAGGCATCATAAGTAAATAATACGGCTGGTTGTTCTGGTGGACCACCGAGTGTCACCCACATATATTTATTGGATGTAGGTGAACGACCAGGCTCTTTTAATACCTGGATGCGGGTCTCATCGGCTTGAATAAGTTCATATACCAGTTGGTGGTCTCGCAGTAGATTGATTAATGGCTGCAATGGCCGAGCGAGCTTAATTAACCAGTTCGCCATCGTCGTTCGGGTAACGCTTCCTCCGTAGCGGTTAAAGATACCTTCTAAACGATGTAAAGGAAGCGCATCCATGTATTTGGCAACAATGATATAAGCAAGCATACCAGTACTTGCTACCGATTTGGGTAAGGGATGCTGAGGTTGTAGGGCTGACTTGATTGTGCGTTGCGCGTTATCATCTTCAAATACGGCTTTTTCTTGCAAGTATTCCAGGACACGCACTTTGGCTGGGATAATATCCAGCTCCTCTTTCACTTTGACAAAAAAAGTATCAAGTGCCCCCGCTTTATCTTCTTCACTGAGTGTGAGGTAGATTTGCTCTCTTGGAATAGCAGGTGACAACCCTTTCCGGCCACCCTTTTTCTTGGGCGGTTGTGGCTTACTCTCTTCTCCATCAGCCGTGTTAGCCTGTTGCTCAAGCTGCTCTGCTTCATTAAACAACTCTCCTTGAGCAGTATTTTTTTCACTGCTGGGTCCAAATCGGCGGTGACGTTCTAAACGTAAATACTCCTCTAATATGGCAATGCGCTTTTGCTGCTCTTCAATAATATGGCATTTTTGATCAATAAGCCGTTTATTATCAGCGATAATGGCTTCTTTTTCTTGGAGCAAACTACTGAGTTCTTCTACATAAGAAGAGGAGAATTGCTGACTAGTAGAGGCGATATTTTTGGGTAATTTCATCGTAGATAAATTATACCCAATTAACGCCTGAAACTCACGCCTTAAAGATTAAAAACACGACTCATAATGCAGTTTTTTATGGGGTACCATTTTATTGATATCGTACCCATCCAGTAGCCAATTTATTTGCTCACCTGATAGGGTAATCAGTGACTCTGTCCGCTTAGGCCATTTAAATTTTTCCTCAACTAAACTTTTATAATACAGAACAAACCCATTGTTTTCCCAAAACAAACATTTAATTTTATTACGCTTTTTATTGGTAAAAGCATAGAGGTGTCCTTCATAAGGGTTATGCCCTAACTCTAGCTCAACAATCGCGGCTAACCCTTGGTAGGACTTACGAAAATCGATAGGAGGACGATAAAGGTAAACGGCTGTTAATGACGCTGAAGGACGCATAATCAATGTCATCACAGTACCTTCAATAGCGCTTGGACAATTTCTATATTCGACAGCTGTATACCCGTCAAACAAACTCCATTGGGAAACTGAAGTGTTAGGTTGGGGGGAGTGTTATTGTCTTTTATTTGGCTCTCTTCGCTCATTGTCACAGGGACAAAGTTAGAGGGAGCTAGTGTAGCGGCTTGTGGAACGTCGGCGTGTTCAAACTTACGATACCAATAACTTAATTGGTTAGTTTTTAAATTGTGTTGCTCACAATACGCTTTTTGAGTGAGGTTGGATTGCTTCCATGCTTGAATATGTTTATACCACTTATTTTGAAGGGCTGTATGTGTTGCCATAATTGACTCCTCTGAACAATGAGCCCATTATGAACCACTAGAATATTTATCAAAGTACGCGGGTTATTTGGCGCTTACCAATTTCTTTTTACCTTGAATGAATATAGTAAGTGTAAAAATTACTGTGACTCTAATTTAGGCCTTTGGTTTATGCTCAATAGTGGGCAAAAGACTGTAGTCTTGGATTTTTTAGGCCATATACTACACAATCAGCCGGCAAATATTGATGAAGACGAGCTCCGGAAAATAATGAGAAGGTGGAGAAATGTTTAATCTAGTAAGAGCTGGTGTCTAACTAACTTCATAGTGCCATTAGGCCACTTGAAAAAATAAGATAAAAGATGTTCAGATCTGACAAAGCCAAATTTTGGCTATCATGTAACCTAAGAATTAAGTCTAATGGCTAATTAATTATGTGGAGTTCTCAATATTATTATTTTTTGATCCAATCAGATGATCACTATAGTGAAGTTATTAAATCTAGTCGACTGATAGACTTTCTTACCAATGAGCTTCATTTATTACAGAAAGGACCTGATAGTTTCGAAGTAGAAAATCATCTTCCTTGGTTACAGGTAGCGATAGTCAATGCGCAAGCTGATGGATCATTTTCAACTCAAAATAACTGTCCAGAATATGTAAATATAATTAGTATTATTAAACTGGCCAATTGAGCCGCCACCACCTTTCGTTGATGAAGGTGGTGGGGTTTATAGGCGGAGGTGAAGTTATAATCGACAGTTTATGGAAAAGCTATAGGAGGGGTAGGCTGTAAATGGAGCAGCGAGTAGCTTTGAGAACCTGGAGGCTATTTTTTATACATGTCAGAAGGGTTGGACCTATCGGGTAGTTTCTGTCAGAATGCAGATCATTTAGCGTGTCTTACCACTGTTGATTAATAGCTAAACCTTTAAGAATGAAGCATATAATTTCAATTGTATTTACACTGTTTTTGTCGGGTTGTGCATCCAATTTGTATGTGTATGAAAGTGAAAAAGTACAGTCTCCAGCTATTGAAAAAATTAAAGTATTTATTACTAACCCTGAAATTGGAAAACCTTATGACATCTTAGTTGGATCAGGTATATACGAAATTACAAATGATAGGGAGAATTCAAATAAGCTTACTTTAAAGCCAAGCTCCAGAAATGCTATGTGTGGTAATCCTTTAATAGCATCATTTGTAACCTTT
It encodes:
- a CDS encoding O-acetyl-ADP-ribose deacetylase, coding for MSEIEIIQTDITKLHVDAIVNAANAALCGGGGVDGAIHKAAGKELLEECRVLGGCKTGYAKITKAYNLPAKLVIHTVGPVWYGGHKDEAKLLASCYRECMKIAKKNQVESIAFPSISCGAYRFPIPSACEIAVTEIQKFMQKDSNIKKITFACFDAKVENALNKVLNNN
- a CDS encoding transposase domain-containing protein; the encoded protein is MFADTPQGAYASATYYSLIETAKANDLEPYDYLRIVLKALPYADSVEKLEALLPWNVDKSLLS
- the ltrA gene encoding group II intron reverse transcriptase/maturase; the protein is MGAQKPIFVSTKQQRIAMLARNNPAMAFTSLNHYIDYAWLLRAYQLTRKDGAVGVDGQTAAMYESQLESNLQDLLDRIKSGQYKAPAIRRSYIPKGNGQQRPLGIPTFEDKIVQRAVVMLLEPIYEQDFYDCSFGFRKHRSAHQALQSLRNHIMDEKGRWVLDVDIQRYFDMIDHQHLRNFLARRVVDGVVRKLIDKWLKAGVLDAGVLKYSGRGTPQGGVASPLLANVYLHYVLDEWFTQEVKPRMRGNCSLTRFADDFVMVFERYDDCYRVQQVLGKRFERYGLNLHPEKTRRVDFRFRFRKENQQRGKAVNFDFLGFTHYWGKSRRGHFVVRQKTAKDRLARTLKAFNEFCRRYRHKPLDVQHTMLNRKLRGHYAYFGVTGNGKSLRNIHHKVQHLWRKWLGRRSRKSYIPWQRFTALLNRFPLEQPHIYHQYIQGHQLARQ
- a CDS encoding IS66 family transposase, with product MKLPKNIASTSQQFSSSYVEELSSLLQEKEAIIADNKRLIDQKCHIIEEQQKRIAILEEYLRLERHRRFGPSSEKNTAQGELFNEAEQLEQQANTADGEESKPQPPKKKGGRKGLSPAIPREQIYLTLSEEDKAGALDTFFVKVKEELDIIPAKVRVLEYLQEKAVFEDDNAQRTIKSALQPQHPLPKSVASTGMLAYIIVAKYMDALPLHRLEGIFNRYGGSVTRTTMANWLIKLARPLQPLINLLRDHQLVYELIQADETRIQVLKEPGRSPTSNKYMWVTLGGPPEQPAVLFTYDASREKEVPLRLFEGYQGYLQTDGYAAYDAVCQENSITRLGFRVDEDVTALTPHRPGRAQLTHPVPHRYCLAS
- the tnpB gene encoding IS66 family insertion sequence element accessory protein TnpB (TnpB, as the term is used for proteins encoded by IS66 family insertion elements, is considered an accessory protein, since TnpC, encoded by a neighboring gene, is a DDE family transposase.), which produces MTLIMRPSASLTAVYLYRPPIDFRKSYQGLAAIVELELGHNPYEGHLYAFTNKKRNKIKCLFWENNGFVLYYKSLVEEKFKWPKRTESLITLSGEQINWLLDGYDINKMVPHKKLHYESCF
- the tnpA gene encoding IS66 family insertion sequence element accessory protein TnpA; its protein translation is MATHTALQNKWYKHIQAWKQSNLTQKAYCEQHNLKTNQLSYWYRKFEHADVPQAATLAPSNFVPVTMSEESQIKDNNTPPNLTLQFPNGVCLTGIQLSNIEIVQALLKVL